TCCAATGTCTGATCATCCTCAATGCAGTCCCAGTTCTTCGTGTCGAAGATATGTTTGGACCGCAAAACGCTATGTGACGTAATTATAACGGCCTGTTAATTTCTGAATTAATGCCGTGTTTGACGACATACTGATTCTAGAAAATTGCATtaagttcaaataaaaaattagagTTGTCATCATCGTTTCAACCAAAGATTCTGCTTAGTGATGTGAACCGATTACAAATTTCAACACCGGTATATAccgattaattatttaaaaaaaccggtttttttaaggttttttcagattttcatttaaaaaatgccaaaagCCATGGAGAGCTTTAAAGAAACTGAAAAATAACCAAGAAGTGCTGACTGCTGAAGTACCCTCGCTTTGGAAGTGGCAAGttgattttcaatttttcgagcataaatgaaaaagcgtgttagttttttaaacatattttaattttcacctTTTAGTTTTACAAAGTGCAAATCACAAAGTGTCACACAAATCGTGGTTctgatttaaaaaacaaatttggtCCACAGCATCTGCTTGTAGCCTGCTCCTTCGAGAAGACAATACATATCCTGATTTGGAGAACATCCTCTCCGAAGGTACCGATGTCGCTGGTATGGCCAAATACTTTAGCGCTATTGTATTTAACGGCGCTAAGTGTTTGTTGCTGGACCAAAAAGCTCCCGCACTTTTAGCTGCTTTTGTGATCTCGGCTTCTTCGCTTTGAGGATCTGTCTCCATATACATACGTAATATATTAACAGCAGAAGCAGTTGAATTTATAAAGGGtcttctttgttttataaagtcCAGCAGTCCAGGTTTTTTCTGTGGTGTTACATCTTCACTCGAAGTTGTACTTGCTTGCTCCAAAGTTGATGGCACACAGCTGTCGGAATCTTTTATGTTTTGAGACAATTCTCTTCTGACTAACTCTTTCGCCGACAGCATGTTTTCCGGTTGACGAAAACCAGTTCTTAACGCTGGatgtaaatatgtagatatttgAGATACACTTCTTGTCTCATATGCCAGGAGTCTGCTACTTATGTTTCGCCTCACTgatgagtgaaacatcttgcCTACACTCGGCGTCACAAAAATCGCACCTCTATAAGAATTTCCTTCGAAGTCATTTTAACCCTATTAATCAATGGTAGACATATGACTATAAGGTATCATTGGAAaggcaatttatttaaatttaagaataaatCAATAGATTTGGTTTTTAGTTTATCagggaataaaaaaaaccaaGCTAATACAAatgattaaaaagttaaaatttattttatcagcaAAAATTACAACAAAGTCCTTATAAACAACTTAAAACCTAGTGTTACCCCCCCTAGCCCTGATGACTGCCTTCATGCGTTCTGTCATGGACCTAATTAATGTGAAAACAGTCTCTTGAGGAATGTTCTCCCATTCTGCAACGACGGCATCTTGGAGGTCTTGGAGAGTGGTAGGGGCAGGATCACGTGCCCGTAGGTACTCGCCGTTTCAATTCATCCCAAAGGTGCTCAATAGGGTTCAGGTCTGGACTTCGCGCCGGCCAGCGCATAACAGGGATCCCAACTTCTTGCAGGTAGTCTCTTACAATTAAAGCGGTGTGACAGCGGGCGTTATCGTGCATTAACGTGAACCCACTGCCAACAAAACCCGCATAAGGGACAACCTGCTCCTCTAAGATCTCTGTTATGTACCGAGGAGCAGTCAGCGACCCTTGCCCGCGAGCACTTGCAGTCCGAGAAACACACACAAGGTTCGTTTTGCCGTCGATTGACATGCCGCCCCAGAACATGCACGAACCACCCCTGTATTCCACTGTCTCTTGAATACAGGCTTGTGCGAATCGTTCCCCTTGCCTCCTGT
The Colias croceus chromosome 30, ilColCroc2.1 genome window above contains:
- the LOC123704549 gene encoding uncharacterized protein LOC123704549, producing MFHSSVRRNISSRLLAYETRSVSQISTYLHPALRTGFRQPENMLSAKELVRRELSQNIKDSDSCVPSTLEQASTTSSEDVTPQKKPGLLDFIKQRRPFINSTASAVNILRMYMETDPQSEEAEITKAAKSAGAFWSSNKHLAPLNTIALKYLAIPATSVPSERMFSKSGYVLSSRRSRLQADAVDQICFLNQNHDLCDTL